The sequence TCGGTCGTTATGGCGAGGTGGTGCTCATGGATTGGGGCATTGCGAAGCCGATGGATTCGACGCGGGACTTGGCGCAGGGTCCCGATGCGACATTGGGCAATGAAAATGAACGAGGGCGCATGTACATGACGCATGTCGGATCGCTCGTGGGGACGCCGGCGTACATGTCGCCCGAGCAAGCGCGGGGCGAGCTGGACAAGATTGACGTGCGGAGCGATCTTTATAGCGCGGCCGTGATGCTGCACGAATTCGTCACGTGCCGGCATTATTTGGCGGACGAGACGACGACGGAAGGTTTGTTGAAAGCGATCAAGGAACAGGAGCTCGAGCCAGGCGATTTACACAAATCGTGTTCGTTGCAATCGAGTTTGCCTGCCGAGCTCGTGTATGTTTCCTTGAAAGGAATGGCCAAGGATCCGGGGAAACGCGCGTATGCATCGGCGTCGGATTTCGTTGCCGCGTTGCAGAACGTCCTTGCCGGCACATTTTCCGTTACGTGCAAAACGACGATGACGAAGCGCATGTTTCGCGAGATGGCGCGTGCGGTGGATCGATATCCGCGCCTGTCGTTTTATTCGTTCGTGGGCGTCGTCTTGGCGGTGATTTTCGCCGTGTTCGAAGCCGTACGGCTCGTGGTGACGTGACGAGCGCGATTCTCGCTCGAAAGGCGCATGACAGGACGGTTCGTCCGGGGCAAACCATCCAAGTAAAATAGTCGGCGGGGCGACAAGAAAAATGCGCCCATGCTCCACGATTTTCGTTGCACTCGTAGGTTCGTCCGGGCATGATGCGTCCGGTTTTCCGCGGAACAAAAGGAGAAACCCGATGAGCATCGTTTTTTATCGTGCCCCCATGTCCACTGCGACCATGACCGAAATCGTGCTCGCCGAGCTCGATGTGCCGCACGAGGTCGTGACGGTCGATATCCAGAAGGGTGACACGAAGAAGCCCGACTATCTCAAGATCAATCCCAATGGCAAAGTGCCCGTCATCGTGCATGATGGCACGGTGATTTGGGAATCGGCCGCCATTACGATGTACCTGGGCGAGCTGTTCGGCGTCGCGAAGGGCCTTTACCCGGCGCCGGGGCCAGCGCGCGGCGAAGTGATGAAGTGGATCGTTTGGACGAACGTGACACTCGGAGACGCCGTCGGGCGATGGACGCGCAACACGATGGAGTGGTTGCCTGCCGAGCAACGTAATGCAAAGGCGGGGGAAGTGGGCATGGCAGACTTGCAAAATTGCTTGCGCATGGTCGACGAAGCGCTCGAGGGCAAGGAATTCCTGTGCGGCAAGTATACGCTCGCCGATGCGCACTTGAATTCGTTCCTCGACTGGCTCCGTTACATGAAGCTTGATTTTTCGGCCTACGCGCGGCTCAATGCATGGGGCGGCCGATGCAGCGCGCGTCCGGGCTATCAGCGCGTGATGGCGGGCGGAAAGTAAACGTCAATTCAGCGGCGGCACGAGGATCTCCGATTCCAGCACGAGCCGTCCGTGAATCGCGCCAGCCTTCAGCGCCCGCACGAGCGCTTCGGCGTCGGCGAGTTGCTGCGCAGGATCCCCAAAGCCCATCGTGATTTGCACTCGGCCATCGGTAATCGGTGTCTTCACGATGGGCATCGACACGACTTTACCGTCGAGCACGATGGCCAGGGGTTTGTCGACGTTGTCGCGCGACATTTTCGCGAACGCTGCGGCTCCCTCCGGATTGAATCGCACATCGACGACGATGCCAAATTGAGTATTGCGCACGCTCGCGTCTTCGACGCTCGCTGAGCCTATCCCGCCGGGCCGAATGCGCACGGGCTTCGTGCTGCCATCGAGCATCGTCGCCGGGAGCTCCAACGTGCCTTTCGGCAGCGGATCTGCAGGTACGAGGCTATCGTCGACTTCACGAATTTCGAGTTTCCCAATGGTAAGCTCGCGCCGAACGCGCTCGGCGTTCTCCGATGTGATCCCTGGCAAGTCGACGCGAATCGTTTCTCCAACCAAGTATACGTCAGCCTCGAGGTTCAATGCATCGAGCCTTCGCTTGACGACGCGCATTGCCTGTGCGGCTGCATCGGCAGGAGCCCCGGGATCGACTTCCAAAGCATAATCGAGGCGCAAGCCACCGGATGAAGGGCGCTTCGATGACGCCGTCGCGGACAAAGTCGGCGCGGACGAAGTGGTTGCGCGCAAAGGCTCCGGCGTGCGTTTGCATCCGCTCGCGACGAGCACGA is a genomic window of Polyangiaceae bacterium containing:
- a CDS encoding glutathione S-transferase family protein, coding for MSIVFYRAPMSTATMTEIVLAELDVPHEVVTVDIQKGDTKKPDYLKINPNGKVPVIVHDGTVIWESAAITMYLGELFGVAKGLYPAPGPARGEVMKWIVWTNVTLGDAVGRWTRNTMEWLPAEQRNAKAGEVGMADLQNCLRMVDEALEGKEFLCGKYTLADAHLNSFLDWLRYMKLDFSAYARLNAWGGRCSARPGYQRVMAGGK